From one Cucurbita pepo subsp. pepo cultivar mu-cu-16 chromosome LG17, ASM280686v2, whole genome shotgun sequence genomic stretch:
- the LOC111778637 gene encoding FRIGIDA-like protein 4a, with product MGTIPDPGELTHPSFDEFQRQTSLMTSCTLLWKELSDHFTNLEQDLLKKSEALRHKIQTLDHQTKESLDELDKREVSIQGSVQIALSKVEKSMEAALKALETEDDENGEVDDGDGLLLKLKSFCLGMDSGGFWRFITGKKKELEALRAKIHLALAECIDPPRFVLEAISEVFPLDKRVEKSDGGNDLGWACVLVLESLIPVVVDPVIGKSRILVTPSMKERAKEIAETWKASLEERGGIENVRTPDVHTFLQHLVTFGIVKREDINLYRKLVVGSAWRKQMPKLAVSLGLGDIMPDMIEELISRGQQLDAVHFTYEVDLLDKFPPVPLLKAYLKDAKKAAAAISEDPNNAGRAMHLAARKEQSALRAVIKCIEEYKLQAEFPPENLKKRLEQLEKVKVEKRKPAAVPANKRTRANNGGPMPPAKAGRLTNAYVSSYPAAPAFVRSPSHSQYPAGVPPYHSPPSMYGSRSSPTNPYTYSPESAPHAGYTYSPEAAPHAGSFPTPPMSYPVYGGYGKPMAPAYQPAYYR from the exons atgggGACGATCCCCGATCCCGGCGAGTTGACTCACCCGAGTTTTGATGAGTTCCAAAGGCAGACGTCTCTGATGACGAGCTGTACTCTGCTCTGGAAGGAGCTCTCGGATCATTTTACTAATCTGGAACAAGATCTTCTTAAGAAATCGGAGGCACTGAGGCATAAAATTCAAACCCTAGACCATCAGACTAAGGAGTCTCTTGACGAGCTGGATAAGCGCGAGGTTAGTATCCAGGGCAGTGTTCAGATCGCGCTTAGTAAGGTCGAGAAAAGCATGGAGGCGGCGCTTAAAGCGCTTGAGACAGAGGACGATGAGAATGGTGAAGTCGATGATGGCGATGGATTGTTGTTGAAGCTGAAATCCTTCTGTTTGGGAATGGATTCTGGAGGATTTTGGAGGTTTATCACTGGTAAGAAGAAGGAACTGGAAGCATTGAGGGCGAAAATTCATCTGGCTTTAGCTGAATGCATCGATCCACCGAGATTCGTGCTGGAGGCCATCTCCGAGGTGTTTCCACTGGATAAGAGAGTGGAAAAAAGTGATGGAGGGAACGATTTAGGCTGGGCTTGTGTTTTAGTGCTTGAATCGCTGATTCCAGTTGTTGTAGACCCTGTGATAGGGAAGTCAAGGATTTTGGTTACACCTAGCATGAAAGAGCGCGCCAAGGAGATCGCTGAAACTTGGAAGGCGAGCTTGGAAGAGCGAGGTGGAATCGAGAATGTTAGAACACCAGACGTGCACACCTTTTTGCAGCACTTGGTTACTTTTGGGATTGTGAAGAGGGAAGACATTAATTTGTATAGGAAGCTCGTGGTTGGATCGGCCTGGCGTAAGCAGATGCCCAAGCTGGCGGTATCACTTGGCCTTGGTGATATAATGCCTG ATATGATTGAAGAACTAATCAGCCGGGGGCAGCAGCTTGATGCCGTGCATTTTACATATGAGGTTGATCTTTTGGATAAGTTCCCTCCTGTTCCACTGCTGAAAGCTTATCTGAAGGATGCAAAGAAAGCTGCAGCTGCCATTTCTGAGGACCCAAATAATGCTGGCAGAGCAATG CACCTTGCTGCACGAAAAGAGCAGTCAGCACTTCGAGCTGTCATCAAGTGCATTGAAGAATACAAGCTTCAGGCTGAATTCCCTCCAGAAAACCTTAAGAAACGCCTTGAACAGCTTGAAAAGGTCAAGGTTGAGAAGAGAAAGCCTGCTGCAGTCCCTGCCAACAAGAGAACACGAGCAAACAATGGCGGTCCTATGCCTCCTGCCAAGGCTGGTCGTTTGACGAATGCGTACGTATCTTCGTACCCTGCAGCTCCCGCATTCGTTAGGTCCCCCTCGCACTCTCAATACCCTGCTGGTGTCCCACCTTACCATTCCCCACCCTCAATGTATGGTAGCAGAAGCTCACCCACAAATCCTTACACTTACTCGCCTGAATCTGCTCCACATGCTGGATACACTTACTCACCGGAAGCTGCTCCACATGCTGGATCCTTTCCCACGCCTCCAATGTCCTATCCTGTATATGGTGGTTACGGCAAGCCAATGGCCCCAGCATATCAACCAGCTTACTACCGATAA
- the LOC111778973 gene encoding late embryogenesis abundant protein D-34-like — translation MSQEQPRRHQQKQPIKYGDIFNVSGDLASKAIPPVDADMMQTAETMVFGETQKGGPAAMMQSAASRNERSGFVGHDDVTDAARDQGVAVKETDVPGIRVITEKVAGQVVGQFVEPTPFIGAAIVEQNAITIGQALEATAHTAGDKPVDESDAAAIQAAEVRATGSNVVIPGGLAASAQSAAAFNAGGSKDEDKIKLKDILIDAAMRVPADKVVTKQDAEGVMSAELRNKARVAAHPGGVAESMAEAARMNENMRHQ, via the exons ATGAGCCAAGAGCAGCCGCGCCGCCACCAACAGAAACAACCCATCAAGTATGGCGACATTTTCAACGTCTCTGGAGATCTCGCCTCCAAGGCTATACCGCCGGTGGATGCTGACATGATGCAAACCGCCGAAACCATGGTGTTCGGTGAAACCCAGAAGGGCGGGCCCGCCGCAATGATGCAGTCTGCCGCCTCACGTAATGAGCGCTCTGGCTTCGTTGGCCATGACGATGTCACTGATGCTGCTAGAGACCAAGGAGTCGCCGTCAAGGAGACCGACGTCCCCGGAATTCGAGTCATCACCGAAAAAGTCGCCGGACAG GTCGTTGGGCAGTTTGTGGAGCCTACGCCGTTCATCGGAGCTGCCATTGTTGAGCAGAATGCAATCACCATAGGACAGGCTCTAGAAGCGACTGCTCACACTGCAGGCGATAAACCGGTTGATGAGAGCGATGCTGCTGCTATTCAAGCAGCAGAGGTGAGGGCAACAGGGAGCAACGTCGTGATACCGGGCGGACTCGCAGCGAGTGCTCAGTCGGCAGCTGCTTTCAATGCCGGAGGTAGCAAGGATGAAGATAAGATTAAACTGAAGGACATCCTAATA GACGCCGCAATGAGGGTGCCAGCAGATAAAGTGGTGACAAAGCAGGACGCAGAAGGGGTAATGAGTGCAGAGCTGAGGAACAAGGCGAGAGTAGCAGCTCATCCTGGTGGGGTGGCGGAGTCCATGGCAGAAGCCGCTAGGATGAATGAGAATATGCGCCATCAATGA
- the LOC111778975 gene encoding 17.4 kDa class I heat shock protein-like, which translates to MSNSRNISPPQSLPGLNPNKLRRLPHLFSRVLELPFFKSDADISISETSDRFRFVAETDGLRREFRAHTVHIHPGVLKVVITQIGALELKLDELEIDTWRFRLPETALPELVTAAFAGGKLIVTVPKTEDAGKGAWGIRKGIV; encoded by the coding sequence ATGTCGAACAGCCGGAATATCTCTCCTCCTCAATCGCTTCCGGGTTTAAACCCTAACAAACTGCGGCGGTTGCCCCATCTTTTCAGCCGGGTTTTGGAGCTTCCCTTTTTTAAGTCCGACGCCGATATTTCCATTTCCGAAACCTCTGATCGCTTCCGATTCGTAGCGGAAACTGATGGACTCCGCCGCGAGTTTAGGGCGCACACGGTTCATATCCATCCCGGAGTCCTCAAGGTTGTGATTACACAAATTGGGGCTCTGGAGTTGAAGTTAGATGAACTGGAAATCGACACGTGGAGATTTCGACTGCCGGAGACGGCTCTGCCGGAGCTTGTAACCGCCGCGTTCGCCGGCGGAAAACTGATCGTGACGGTTCCGAAGACGGAAGACGCCGGAAAAGGTGCGTGGGGGATAAGAAAGGGGATTGTTTAG